TTCCGCGGAACCGGGGCGGGTCGCGCGCTCCTGCGCCACATCGTCGATGCGGCGCGACAGCGCGGCATCCGCTCGCTGTGGCTCGAAACCGGCGCCGACGAGGGGTTCCTTCCCGCGCGACGTCTCTACGAGAGCGAGGGGTTCGCGCCCTGCGGTCCGTTCGCCGACTACCGGCCCGACCAGCTGTCGGTGTTCATGACGCGCGTCCTCTGACGCGCGTCATGAACACCGACAGGAAATACGAGGGCCACCGCGAAAGCGGCGACACCCTCGCCGGTACCGGTGAAACCGAGCCCATCGGTCGTCGTGGCCGACACGGAGACGGGAGCCCCGAGCGCCTCCGACAGCACCCGCTCGGCCTCGACCCGGCGGTCGGCGAACCGCGGGCGCCGCGCCTGAACCTGCACCGACACGTTGCCGATCGCGAATCCCGCCTCGGCCACGAGCGCCCGCGTGCGTTCGAGGAACGCCGCCGCATGCGCCCCCGCGTACTGGGGCTGATCTGTGCCGAAGTGCAGACCGATGTCGCCGAGTCCCGCCGCGGCCAGCAGCGCATCGACGATCGCGTGCGCCACGGCATCCCCGTCGGAGTGTCCGTGCAGCGCCGTCTCGCCCGGCCAGTGCAGCCCCGCGAGCCACAGGTCGCCCTCGCCGCCGAACGCGTGAACATCGGTCCCGATGCCGACGCGCGGCACCGTCACGCCGGTCGACGCGCCCGCGTGCCGAGGGGCGGCGGCACGCACGGTCGACTGCCCGCTGTGGAGGATGCCGCGGGCGCGCTCCAGGTCGGCGGGCGTCGTGATCTTGAAGCCGCGTTCGTCGCCGGGCACGGTGACGACGACGTGTCCGGCGGCCTGCACGAGCGCGGCGTCGTCGGTGTGATCGCCGTCGGCTTCGGCCATCGCCGCGAAGAGGACGTCGCGCCGGAAGCCCTGCGGTGTCTGCGCGGCGGCGAGCTCGGAGCGGTCGACGGGGGCGATGACCTCCTCGCCCGCGACACGTTTGACGGTGTCGACGACCGGCAGCACCGGCAGCACCGCATCGCGTCCGGCCTCGAGCGCGGACTGCACGCGCGCGAACACTTCGGGCGGGGTGAGGGCGCGTGCGGCGTCGTGCACGAGCACGAACTCGACGTCGGGCCAGACGGCATCCAGACCCGCGGCGACGGACTGCTGTCGGGTGTCGCCGCCGGCGACGACCGACACGAGGTCGCCCCGCGACGCACCGTCGGCCGTCTCCGCCACCGCTTCATCGACCTCCGTGCGCGCATCGCCCACCCGGTCGCGCGGCACCACGATGACGATCTGCGCGGGTGAGGCGGCCAGCACGCCACGCAGCGCGTGTCGGAGGATCGTGTGCGCGTCGATGCCCACGAACGCTTTCGGGGCGTCGGCGCCCAGGCGCGTGCCCGAGCCGGCGGCGACGACGACGATCGCGGTGCGGGGACGGGCGATCTGCGCGCTGCTCATGCCCTCGACACTACCGAGGCGGCGCGCGTCCGCGCGGCGAAGAGCGGATGCCGCAGCAGCACGACCGACACCGTCAGCAGCACGGTGCCGCCGACGGCGAGCGGCAGGTCGAGGAACCACTGCATCACGGCGAACGGCGGCGCGACGGCGCACAGCCACGCGATGCCCACGACCACCGGGCTCGGCGAGGGGCCGAGCGTGCCCAGCGCCTCCCACCGGGCGATGAGGACCGAGAGCGCGAGCACGGCCGCGAGCACGACGACGAACATCAGCGGCCGTGACCACCACCACGCCGCCGAGGAGGGCGTCGGTGCCGCGCCGGGGATGAGGAGGGTGACACCGGTGACCGCGAGGATCACGGGCAAGTGCCACAGGTACACGGTCATGAGCCGCGTGCCCAGGAGGAACAGGAATCCCTGCACCGCGCGTACGCGCGTGAGCCGGGTGAGGGCGGGGCGCAGCACCCGGAGCAGGCACGCCTGGGCGAGCCCCAGCAGCACGAGCGGCAGAGTGGGCGGATTGAGGTTGCCCAGCATCGACGGCGAGTACGGACCCCAGGCCACCAGGGGCCACAGCGCGAGACCGCACGCCGCCGCGATCAGCAGAAGGATGCCGGTCGGGCGGCGGTCGAACCAGCCGTCGCGGTACCAGAACCCGAGCTGCTGGATCAGCGGCCACACGAACAACAGGTTCAGCAGCCCGATCTCGGTGACACCGGTCGCGAACCGCGCGATATCGACCACGACGACACCCGCCGCCAGGACGGCGACCGTGCCGCGCGGTGCGCGCTCGTGGAGGCGCACCAGGACGGGCACGAGCGCCTGGCAGATGAGGTAGGCGGCGAGGAACCACAGAGGCGATCCCGCGCCGACCGCCGCCGCTGCGACGAGGTCGGGCGCGATGCCCGCCAGCGTCGTCGCGCCCAGCACGAGCGCGAAGAACGCGAAGACGGGCAGCGCCGGTTGCGCGAGGCGCAGGGTGCGCGTGCGGATGAACCCGACGGCATCCCCGCCTTTGCGCGTCCACGACGCCCAGCCCGCCGCCGAGGCGAAGCCGCCGACGACGAAGAAGAGCGGCATGATCTGGCCGACCCACGTCGCCGCGTCGAACCACGGCTCCTGCTCCGCCGGCCGCGACGTGACCAACTGGCCGTCGGGACCCGGACCGATGCCCACCATCAGGAGGTGGACGACGATCACGAACACGACGCAGAGGACGCGTGCGAGATCGAGCGTCAGATCACGATCGGACAGATCGGGCCGCGTCGCCGGTGAGGCGGGAGTGCTCATCGCACCATCATGGCGGGCGCGCGACGGAATCACCGCGAACGCGCGGTGCCGCGACGGGAGACCGTCAGCTGGCGAGGACGTCGTCGAGCACGCTCGACGCCTTCTCCTCTTCGGTCTTCAGCGCGAGAGCGATCTCGGACACGAGGATCTGGCGCGCCTTCGCGAGCATGCGCTTCTCACCGGCAGAAAGACCGCGGTCCTGGTCACGGCGCCACAGGTCGCGGACGACCTCGCTCACCTTGATGACGTCGCCGGACGCGAGCTTCTCGAGGTTCGCCTTGTACCGGCGCGACCAGTTCGTGGGCTCCTCGGTGAACGGTGCGCGCAGCACGTCGAACACCTTCTCCAGACCGTCCTTGCCGATCACGTCGCGAACACCGACCAGATCGACGTTCTCCGCCGGGACCTCGATGATGAGGTCTCCCTGCGTGACGTTGAGCTTCAGGTATTTCTTGGTCTCGCCCTTGATGATCCGGTCTTTGACCTCGATGATCGTCGCGGCGCCGTGGTGCGGATAGACGACCGTCTCGCCAACCTCAAAAAGCATGCAGTTATGTCCTTTCGGCAACCTCAAGGATACCACAGCGCAGATAGGGTAAGGTTCGCCGCCTGACCTCGGCGACGCCCCACCCGGCGCCTCCCGCACGGCTTCAGTCTGCACGAAACCGGATCTAGGATGGACTCGTCAGCCTGTCGCATCCAGTCCTGGAGGACCCGTGATCTCGCGCCGCCTCGCGCCCCTCGCCCTCGGAGTCGCCGTCGTGCTCGGCGCGACCGGTTGCTCGATGATCTCCCCGCAGGCGACGACGATCGAATACTCCGCGTCCGACGGCGTCAACGTTCCGGCATCCGGGCCGCTCAAGATCCGCAACGCGATGGTCATCGCCAACGAAGACGGCACGCTGGGCAACCTCGTCGCTGCGATCGTCAACGACACCGACGAGCCGCAGACCCTCAACGTGGGTGTCGGCGGCCGCGTCGCGACCGTGCAGGTCCCCGCGCGCACCGCGGTCAGCCTCGGCGTCGACGAAGACCCGCTCCTCATCGACGCGCTCGGCGTCAAGCCCGGCGAGACCGTCGACATCGCCTTCCAGTCGGGCGACGGCGCGGGGGTCGAGATCGCGGTGCCCGTGCTCGACGGCACCCTCCCGCAGTACGCCGAGTTCGTGCCGGTCGCCGCTCCCGCCATCGGCTGACCACCCGCGCGAGCTTTCGCCTCGCACGGCCGTTCCCCGCCTCTTCGCCGGCGCTCGCCCGCGCTCGCCCGCGTCAACCTGCGGGTGTGCGCCGCGCGCACTCGCAGAACGACGCAGACGGATGCCCCTGCCGAGGGATGGCCCCTGCCGACGGATGCCGCGACGGCGACCCTGCGGTCAGCCCTCGAAGCGGTAGCCGAGGCCACGCACCGTCAGGAGCATGACGGGCTCGCTCGGGTTCTCCTCGATGCGCGAGCGGATGCGCTTGATATGCACGTCGAGCGTCTTCGTGTCGCCGAAGTAGTCGCTCCCCCACACGCGGTCGATGAGCTGACCGCGCGTGAGCACGCGACCGGCGTTGCGCATGAGCACCTCGAGCAGCTCGAACTCCTTGAGCGGCATGGGGATCTCCGCGCCGCCGACGGCAACGGTGTGACGGTCGATGTCGATGCGGACGCGCCCTCCCTCGACGATCCGGTCGTCGACGTCGAGCTCCGGACCCTCCGCGCGGCGGAGGACGGCCCGCATCCGGGCCAGCAGCTCGCGCGACGAGTACGGCTTCGTCACGTAGTCGTCGGCACCGAGTTCGAGACCCACGACGATGTCGACTTCGGAGTCCTTCGCGGTGAGCATGATGATCGGCACCGCCGAGGTCGTGCGGATCACCCGGCACACCTCGGTGCCCGGCATCCCGGGGAGCATGAGGTCCAGGAGCACGATGTCGGCACCGCGCGCGGTGAACGCATCGAGCGCCGTCGGGCCGTCCTCGGCGATCTCCACCTCGAACCCTTCCCGTCGCAGGAGGTAGGCGAGCGGGTCGGCCAGGTCGGGCTCGTCCTCGACGATCAGGACGCGGGTCATCTCTTCTCTCCCTTCACCCGCGTGGTTTCGCGGGTGGACTTCTTCTTGTTCTTCTTCGCCGACCGCTTCTTGCGGCGCGGTGCCTGCTCGGGGGCGGCGACGGCCGCGAGGCGGACGGTGAACGTCGAGCCCCGGCCGGGACGCGACCACAGCTCGACCTCGCCGCCGTGGCGCTGCACGGCGTGCTTGACGATCGAGAGCCCGAGGCCGGTGCCCCCCGTGCGGCGCGAGCGTGCCTGATCGGCGCGATAGAAGCGCTCGAACACGCGCGCCTGCTCCCCCTCGGGGATGCCGATACCGCGGTCGGTGACAGCGATCTCGACCGCGGCGTCGACGACTTTCACTCCTACCCCGACCTGCGAACCCGCCGGGGAGTAGGCGATGGCGTTGGCGATGAGGTTGGCGATCGCCTCCGTCAGCACCTGCACGTCGCCGCGCACGTAGGCGCCCCGCTCACCTCCGCGGACGATCGTGATCTGGTTCGCCTCTGCGGCGACGGCCTGCGACTCGACGGCGGCCGTGAGCACTTCGTCGACGGAGACGTCGCGCAGCTCGGTCAGGTCGTCGGCGGCCTGCAGCCGCGACAGGTTCATGATCCGCGAGGTCAGCTGCCCGAGGCGCGCGGCCTCGGCGCCCAGGCGACTCGCGAAGTGACGCACCTGGTCGGGGTCGTCGGCGGCCGACTCGATCGCCTCCGCGAGGAGAGTCACGGCACCCACGGGCGTCTTCAACTCGTGGCTCGTGTTGGCGACGAAGTCGCGTCGCATCTCCTCGACGCGCTCCCGCTCGGTGATGTCGCGGATGACGAGGAGCGTGAGCCTCGGGGTGATCCCGCTCGCGCGTGCCACGACCGAACGCAGCTCCACGCCGCGGCGGAGGCGCAGCGTCTCCACCTCGGGACGGCCGGTGGTGCGGCTGGCGCGTACGAGGGAGCGCAGCTCCTCCGCCGCCAGCAGTTCGCCCTCGCTCATGCCGAACAGCTCGGCCGGCGACGAGGCGGCGACGATGTGCAGCGACGAGTCGACGACGACGGCCACCTCATCCATCCCCTGGAGCACGGAACGCGTCCCGTCGGGCAGATCCGTGGACGCCTGAATCCGAGCGGCATCCCGCGCGCGCAGGGCGAGCAGCAGGAGGCCCGCCAGGGCGCACCCCAGGAGGGCACCCACGCCGAGCGCGATCAGCGCCAGCTGCGTCGAGTCCATGAGCCCAGCGTAGAGTCGCTGCGACGACGCGAAATGCCTCCTGCCGCAAAAGGCGGGTCGCCCTCGCGCAGTGTTCACCGACGCGGCACCGTTCGTTAACCTTCGGAGGGGATGATCGCCGCGTCGCCGGTTCGGCATCCTGCCGCGCCCGCGAAGAGAGAGGTTCCCGCTGATGCGCGAAGTGTTCCACCAGTCGCTCGAAGACGTCCAGGCACGTCTGGTCGAGATCTCCGAGCTCGTGACGATCGCCGTCGACAAGGCCACCCGCGCGTTCGGAACGAGCGACGTCGCCCTGGCCGAGGAGGTCATCGAGGACGATCAGGTGATCGACGACAAGGCGATCGAGCTCGACGAGCTGGCCATCGAGATCCTCGCGCGCCAGCAGCCGGTGGCCCGCGACCTGCGGATCGTCGTCGCGGCGCTCCGGGTGAGCGCGTCGCTGGAACGCATGGGCGACATCGCCGAGCACATCGCTCAGCTCACGCGCATGCGCTTCCCCGAGCGCGCCATCCCCAAGGGCCTGAAGAGCACGTTCATCAAGATGGGCGAGCTCGACGTGGAGGCCGCACGCACCCTCACCGAGGTGCTGCGCACGGAAGACCTCGCGCTGGTCGAGAAGCTGCGTGCCCTCGAGGAAGAACTCGACGATCTGCACCTCGCGATCTTCGAGAAGGTGCTCGGCGAGACATGGAAGGGCGAGGCGGCCGCGACGGTCGACGCGACCCTCGCGAGCCGCTACCACGAGCGCTTCGCCGACCACGCCGTCTCGGTCGCCAAGAAGGTCGCCTACCTCGCGACCGGCGACTGGACCCCCGACACCAACGCGATCTCCATCGTCGCCGCCGGCGACTGACGCCTCAGACGCGACGACGTTTCGTCTGGCTACGCTCGCTCAACGACCGAGGGAAACACACACCGGTCGTTGAGCGGCGAGCGCAGCGACAAGACGAAACGCCCCCAGACGCGACGACGTCTCGTCTCGCTGCGCTCGCTCAACGACCGAGGGAAACACATACCGGTCGTTGAGCGAGGAGCGCAGCGACGAGACGAAACGCCCTCAGACGCAGCGACGTTTCGTCTCGCTGCGCTCGCTCAACGACCGGGAGCAACACACACCGGTCGTTGAGCGAGGAGCGCAGCGACGAGACGAAACGCCCTCAGACGCAGCGACGTTTCGTCTCGCTGCGCTCGCTCAACGACCGAGGGAAACACATACCGGTCGTTGAGCGAGGAGCGCAGCGACGAGACGAAACGCCCCCAGACGCAGCGACGTTTCGTCTCGCTGCGCTCGCTCAACTACCGGGAGCAACACACACCGGTCGTTGCGAACGCCCCCGGACGCAGCGACGTTTCGTCTCGCTACGCTCGCTCAACGACCGGGAGCAACACACACCGGTCGTTGAGCGAGGAGCGCAGCGACGAGACGAAACGCCTCGCGGGGACGCTCGCTACTTCTTGCCCTGGTTGGCGACGGCCGCGGCACCCGCAGCGGCGGCCTCGGGGTCGAGGTACTCGCCCGGTCCAAGCGGGCGCAGGTCTTCGCCGAGGCGGTAGACGAGCGGGATGCCGGTGGGGATGTTGAGTTCGGCGATGTCGGCGTCGCTGATGCCGTCGAGGTGCTTCACGAGCCCGCGCAGCGAGTTGCCGTGGGCCGTGACCAGCACGGTCTTGCCGGCCCGGAGGTCGGGGACGATGGCGCTGTCCCAGTAAGGAAGCAGACGGTCGATGACGATCTTGAGCGACTCGGTGCGGGGCACATCGCCGTCGATGCCGGCGTAGCGCGGGTCGTCGACCTGGCTGTAAGGGCTGTCGTCGGCGAGGTCCGGCGGCGGCACGTCGAACGAGCGGCGCCACAGCATGAACTGCTCGTTTCCGAACTCTTCGAGCGTCTCGGCCTTGTCCTTGCCCTGGAGCGCACCGTAGTGGCGCTCGTTGAGACGCCACGACCGCTGCACGGGGATCCACAGCCGGTCGGCCGCGTCGAGGGCGATGTTGGCGGTCTGGATGGCGCGGGACAGCAGCGAGGTGTGCAGCACGTCGGGCAGCAGGCCGGACTCCTTGAGCAGCTCGCCGCCGCGCTGGGCCTCGGCCTTGCCCTGGTCGGTGAGGCGGACGTCCACCCATCCGGTGAACTGGTTCGTCTTGTTCCACTCGCTCTGCCCGTGGCGGAGGAGGATCAGCGTGTACGGCGCGGTCATGGCGCCAGTCTATCGGCCGGGGCACTGCCATCATGGGTGGTATGACGCCGGAGAAAGTACCCGCGACGGGTCTCCGTGCGGCGTCGACAACCGTTGTCGGCCAGGTCACCCGGGGTACCACCAACACGAACCGGCTGCGCCGCGTCGACCGGTGGATCGCACGGCATCCGGTGCTGCGCCGCACCGCCGATCCGCTCGTGGTCGATCTCGGCTACGGGGCGAGCGGAGTCACGGCGTTCGAGCTGGAGGCGCGGCTGCGGCCCGTGCGACCCGACGTCGAGGTGCTCGGGCTCGAGATCGATCCGGCACGTGTCGAGCGGGCGCGCGCGCAGCTCGCCGACGTGCGGGCGGGGCGCATGTCGTTCGCCCCCGACGCGCGGGTGTCGTTCGCGCGGGGAGGCTTCGAGGTTCCGGCGCCCGGGGGCCGCTCCCCCGCGGTGATCCGCGCGTTCAACGTGCTGCGGCAGTACGACGAGTCCGACGTCGAAGCGGCCTGGTCGCGCATGTGCGCGCGCCTGCAACCGGACGGCATCCTCGTCGAGGGAACATGCGACGAGCTCGGGCGGATCAGCACCTGGGTGGAGGTCGGCGCAGACGCCGCACCTCGCTCACTCACCGTTTCGCTCCGATTGAGCGGCCTCGACTCGCCTGCCATCGCCGCCGAACGGCTCCCGAAGGCGCTCATCCACCGGAACGTCCCCGGGGAGCGCGTGCATGCGCTGCTGCACGCCCTCGACGCGGAGTGGACGCGGGCGGTCGCGGCATCCGCGTTCGGCCCCGTCCAGCGGTGGCGCACCGCGCTCACGGCGATGGCGGATGCCGGCTGGCCCGTCGGCGGGAGGCTGCGCTGGCGGCTGGGCGAGGTCACGGTCCCGTGGGATGCCGTGGCCCCCGCGACGGCATCGCGCTGACCGCGCAACCACGCGACCCCACGACCACACGACCCCGCGACCACGCGACCACGACGGTCGGCTAGACGCGCGGGAGTGCAGCGCGGGCGTCGGCTGCCGGCATCCCCGCCGCGGTCATGAGGTCGACCGCAAGCGGACGCAGCGCGCCCACGAGGTTCTGATCGAGGCTCTGCCGCCCCGCGGCGAGCACGACCGGATCGAGGCGCGCGGCGACCACGCGCACGGCCTCTCGGGCGGGCGGCTCGAACGAGATGTCGTCGAGGGACTCGCCGATGAGCCGCGCACCGGCGGCGAGCTCTGTCAGCAGATCGGCGGCGATCGGGCGTGGCCTCGCGTCGTCGCACACGTACACGACGCGACGCGCGATCACGCGCAGGTTGCGCACCGCCAGGTCGAGCTGGGCACGCACGCGCTCCTGCCGTTGGAGCTCGAAGCGCTGTCGACGCAGGAACGGCGAGATCCGGGCGATCGCGAGGCCCGACTCCAGCGACGACTGCCATCGATCGACGTGCGGCTGGAGGGCCCGCGCCTTCTGCAGCCCGCGCTCGGCGCGCACGCGATCGCCGCGGCGCAGCGCCTGCACGAGGGTCAGCACGGCGGCGTCGAAGGCGGTGAGGAGTTCGTGCCCGTCGCGCGTCACGGCGCGCACCGGGTTGCGGGGCACGAGAGCGGTCACCAGGAGCGCGGCGATTCCGCCGACCACCCCGTCGACGAGGCGGAGGAACGGCACACTGGCGGGGATCACCATGACGATCGCCGACTGGATGGCGGCGGCGATCGCGAATCCCGGCTGCGGCGACAGGAACCGCGCGACGGCGAGGCTCGCGGCCAGGGTCAGCCCGAGCTGCCACCAGCCGATCCCCGCAACCAGCAGGATCGCTTCGGCGATGAGGATGCCGAGCACCATCCCGATCACCGTCTCGAGCACCCGTCGGGGCCGCGCATCGCGCACGAGCCCGAGGCTGGAGATGGTGACGGTCGCCGCGAGGAGGGGCGCGGTGTGTCCGAGCACGAAGTGGGAGAACGCGTAGGCTCCCGTGGCAGCCACCACGATCTGCACGATCGCGGGGGCCGAGTCCCGCAGCCGCTCCACGCCCGCCCGCAGGTCGGCCCGCGCCTTGCCGCCCGTCGAGACGGGAGCCGTCTGGGGGTCGCTCACGGCCTCACCGGCGACGGGACAGCCGGGGCAGGCGGGGCACCGCCGCCGTGCGACCGGCGTCGGGCGGCACGATCTGCTCCTGCGCGGCCGTCACTTCGCCGCCGTCGACCGCGACGGTCAGCGGCGCGTCGACGGCGGTCGTGCGCTTCACGAGGGCGAGCGCGATGGGGCCCTCCTCGTGATGACGGGCCACCGAGGTGATCGCCCCCACGGGCTCCCCGCCGGCACGCACCTCCGCGCCCGGCTCCGGCAGCACCGCGTCGCTGCCGTCGAGCTGGAGCGCCACCAGGCGACGCGGCGGATGGCCCAGGTTGTGGACCTTGGCGACGGTCTCCTGCCCCCGGTAGCAGCCCTTGGAGAGGTGCACCGCGGTGCGCAGCCAGTCGACCTCGTGCGGAAGGGTGCGCCCGTCGGCTTCGGCGGCGACCCGCGGACGCCAGGCCGCGACCCGGAGCGCTTCCGCGGCGAGCACTCCGGCGAGACGACGCTCGCCGCGCTCGGCCTCACTCGCGAGCCGGTCGAGCGTGGAGGTCGTCACGATCGCCTCCGACCAGTCGCGCGCTGCGGCGGGGTGCGGATCGACGGCGGCATATCCCCACCCTCCGATCGCAACGTCGGGCCACGGGTCGCGCCACACCGCGACGACACCGTCGCCCAGGGTGTCGACAGCGGATGCCGTTCCGCCGACGACACCGAAGTCGGCGGACACGTCCTGCGGGTCGACGCGTAGGCGGAAGCGCATCCGTGTCAGCCAGGCCAGCAGCCCCGCGGCATCCTCTCGGTCGACGACGAGCCACGTGCGCTCGCCGTCGTCGACGACGCCGGCCGCGTGCTCGACGTGGCCGTTCGGGTCGAGGACGAGGAGCTCCGTGCTCACGCCGGGGGCGAGAGCGGCGAGCGCTTGCGAGGTGAGCGAGTCCAGCCACGTGAGCCGGTCCTCCCCCGCCACGGTGAGCACCGACCGGTCGGCGCGGGGGACGACGGCCTCCCCGGCTTCCAGGGCACGCTGCTCGCGCAACGGGTTGCCCACGTGCAGGAGCACCGCGTCATCGACGACGGCCGCCGGCACGGCGGCGAACGGGGAGACCATCAGTCGGCCCGCGCCAGCCGAGCCGAGGCGTGAGAGGCGAGGGAGCCGCCGAGGGCGGCGATGTCCCACGCCCACAGGAGGTGTCCGTCGACGTAGCCGTACATGCGCGTCGCGGCCGCGTAGTCCTTCGCGCTCGCGGGACGCACCACCGCGTCGGTGGCCAGATCGATGCGCGGCCCCTGCACCTGGCCGACGTAGAGCTCGCTCGTGCCGTCGGAATGGACGATCGCGACCTCCAGGTCGAAGCCGCCCGCGGCGTTGCGGAGCGACTCCACGTCATCGGCGGTGCGAGGCGCGTCGCGCACCTCGAGCGCGGGCAGGAGGGCGGGGCCGGCGTCGGCGTCGCCCGCCGGACGGCCCAGGCGCCAGTAACCCTGCTCGGCGACGAGCGGATGCCGCGTGCCGTCGTCGGCGAGGAACCAACCGCTGGCGGCGTAGTTGACGTAGTCGCCGCCGTCATGGCTGAAGCTCACGCGATGCGCGAATTCGCCCGAGAAGTGACGGTCTCCCGACGTGTAGTCGATGACGCCCGTGCCCTCCCAGACTCCGAGCAGCCACGAGAGCGGAACGATGTCCGCCGGGAGATCGGTGGGGAGATCGATCACGGGATCAGCGCTGGCCGCGGTACAGGTTCTTGAGCACGACGGCCGAGACGAACACGATCGCCAGCGACGCGAGGCCGAGCAGTCCGACGAAGAACAGTTCGAGAGCGACGAGGTCCATGAGCCCTACTCTACGCCGAGTATCGGCCCGTCACGCCGAAAACAGGGTCGCGAGACCGAGGCCGACGCCGATGAATCCCATCACCAGCAGACCTCCCAGCACGCTCAGCGCCACCCGCTGGACGAACCCCTGCGAGCGAGCCGACCAGAGGTGCACCGCGAAGGCGATCGGCACGACGAGCCCCATGCCCACGCCCATCCACGCTGCGCGCCAGTCGTCGGGCGCGAGGATGCCGACGAGCACCGCGATCACGGCCGCGGCGGCCCACACGACGAGCACTCCGGCCATCGAACGGCGGGGGGCGATCTCGGGCACACTCACCCCTCCATTGTGGCCCGGGGCGCTCGCGGCGTCGACCTCCGCGCGGAGGTCCTAAGATGAAGGCACGGTTCCGGCATCCGGACCGGGAAGGACCCCCTTGGCTCAGCTCCTCGTCTTGAGCTCCGCCCCCACATCCACACCAGGAGGCGGAGCGGTTCTTCCCGCGCTCGAGCTTCTCAGCCACCGGGTGCGTCAGATTCCCGCCGAGCCCGCTCAACTGGTCAACGCGCCGAGCGCCGACGTCATCTTCGTCGATGCCCGCATCGACCTCGTCGGCGCGAAGTCGCTGTGCAAGATCCTCAACACGACGGGTCTCGACGCGCCGCTCGTGCTCGTCGTGACCGAAGGCGGCCTGACCGCCGTGTCGACTGACTGGGGCGTCGACGACGTGATCCTCGTCGGTGCCGGCCCCGCCGAAGTCGACGCGCGCATCCGCCTCGCGATCGGCCGCATGACGAAAGATCCCGTCTCGACGCGGATCCAGACCTCGGGCGTCACGATCGACGAATCGTCGTACTCCGCGAAGGTCCACGGCAAGCCCCTCGACCTCACCTACAAGGAGTTCCAGCTCCTGCACTTCTTCGCAACCCACCCGTCGCGGGTGTTCACGCGCGAGCAGCTGCTGAGCGAAGTGTGGGGCTACGACTACTTCGGCGGAACCCGCACGGTCGACGTGCACGTGCGCCGGCTGCGCGCCAAGCTCGGCGACATGGAGCAGCTCATCGGCACCGTGCGCAACGTCGGCTACCGCTTCAACGTGTACGAGGAAGACCAGGTCGCCTCCCCGCGGGAGCGCTCCGACGCGTGACCGGTTAACGCGTCGTCCACCTCGCCCTGCAATGATGAGGGGATGATCGACACCGCGGTTACCGACTCCGGCTTGGGTGACGCCGACGACGACGACTTCGACGCCGTCGAGGTCGCGGATTCGCTCCTGCCCGACCACCGCTACCTCGACCGCGAGGTGAGCTGGCTCGCGTTCAACCAGCGGGTGCTGGAACTCGCGGAGGATGCCACGCTCCCCGTGCTGGAGCGCGCCAACTTCCTCGCGATCTTCGCGAGCAACCTCGACGAGTTCTTCATGGTGCGGGTGGCCGGACTCAAGCGCCGCATCATGACGGGGCTGGCCATCCCCACCAACGTGGGCCGCTCACCGCAGGAAGTGCTCGCCGACATCTCCGCCGACGCCCATGCGCTGCAGCTGCGTCACGCGGCGGCATGGGAAGAGCTCGTGCGGCCGGCGCTCGCGGCCGGCGGCATCGAAGTGGTCATGTGGGAGGCCCTGACCGACCCGGAGCGGGAGAGCCTGTACGGCTACTTCCAGAACCAGGTCTTCCCCGTCCTCATGCCGCTCGCCGTCGACCCGGCGCACCCGTTCCCCTACATCTCCGGGCTCTCGCTCAACCT
This genomic window from Candidatus Microbacterium phytovorans contains:
- a CDS encoding response regulator transcription factor, encoding MAQLLVLSSAPTSTPGGGAVLPALELLSHRVRQIPAEPAQLVNAPSADVIFVDARIDLVGAKSLCKILNTTGLDAPLVLVVTEGGLTAVSTDWGVDDVILVGAGPAEVDARIRLAIGRMTKDPVSTRIQTSGVTIDESSYSAKVHGKPLDLTYKEFQLLHFFATHPSRVFTREQLLSEVWGYDYFGGTRTVDVHVRRLRAKLGDMEQLIGTVRNVGYRFNVYEEDQVASPRERSDA